In a single window of the Apteryx mantelli isolate bAptMan1 chromosome 11, bAptMan1.hap1, whole genome shotgun sequence genome:
- the LOC136993099 gene encoding olfactory receptor 14C36-like — DLGSISTTVPKSMANSLWDTRAISYSGCAAQLFFFFFFISAEYYLLTVMAYDRYVAICKPLHYGTLMGSRACVKMAAAAWASGFLYALLHTANTFSIPLCQGNTVDQFFCEIPQILKLSCSDSYLREAGLLVVSGCLSFGCFIFIVLSYVQIFTAVLRIPSEQGRHKAFSTCLPHLAVVSLFVSTIIFAYLKPPSLSSPALNLVVAVLYSVV; from the coding sequence gaccttggctccatctccaccactgtccccaaatccatggccaattccctgtgggacaccagggccatttcctactcaggatgtgctgcccagctatttttcttctttttcttcatttcagcagagtattatctcctcactgtcatggcctatgaccgctatgttgccatctgcaaacccctgcactatgggaccctcatgggcagcagagcttgtgtcaaaatggcagcagctgcctgggccagtggttttctctatgctctcctgcacactgctaacacattttccataccactctgccaaggcaacacagtggaccagttcttctgtgaaatcccccagatcctcaagctctcctgctcagactcctacctcagggaagctgggcttcttgttgttagtggctgtttaagctttgggtgtttcattttcattgtgctgtcctacgtgcagatcttcactgctgtgctgaggatcccctctgagcagggtcggcacaaagccttttccacgtgcctccctcacctggccgtggtctccctgtttgtcagcactatcatctttgcctacttgaagcccccctccctctcctccccagctctgaatctggtggtggctgttctgtactcggtggta